The Williamsia sp. DF01-3 genome has a window encoding:
- the bioD gene encoding dethiobiotin synthase, whose amino-acid sequence MNLVITGTSTEVGKTITTAALAAAVMARGLDVAVCKPAQTGVGPDDPGDIDEVVRLAGVRTTAEGARFRDPLAPERAARNEGAQSVQLSDIVAAVDGLAGSDVVLVEGAGGVLVRLAADLTILDVAAAIGARVLVVAAPGLGSLNHTELTVRAITGAGLECAGVVIGSWPVEPDLAERSNLEDLPQVTGVPIVGKVPAGAGTLDRQAFVSQAVGWFDRDWLSAMCPTPN is encoded by the coding sequence GTGAACCTGGTCATCACCGGTACGTCCACCGAAGTGGGAAAGACCATCACCACTGCGGCCCTCGCCGCGGCGGTGATGGCTCGTGGCCTCGACGTCGCCGTGTGCAAACCCGCCCAGACCGGGGTCGGTCCGGACGATCCCGGCGACATCGACGAAGTGGTGCGTCTCGCCGGCGTCAGGACAACGGCGGAAGGTGCCCGTTTCCGGGATCCACTGGCCCCCGAGCGTGCCGCCCGTAACGAAGGCGCCCAGTCGGTGCAGTTGTCCGACATCGTCGCGGCAGTGGACGGTCTGGCCGGATCAGACGTTGTCCTTGTCGAGGGCGCCGGCGGTGTGCTGGTCCGGCTGGCTGCCGATCTGACCATCCTCGATGTCGCCGCGGCCATCGGTGCTCGTGTACTCGTGGTCGCTGCACCGGGATTGGGCAGTCTGAACCACACCGAGCTCACCGTCCGCGCGATCACCGGGGCGGGTCTCGAGTGTGCCGGGGTGGTGATTGGGTCCTGGCCCGTCGAGCCGGATCTTGCCGAACGGTCCAATCTCGAGGACTTGCCGCAGGTCACCGGCGTGCCCATCGTCGGGAAAGTGCCCGCCGGGGCGGGTACTTTAGACCGGCAGGCCTTCGTGTCGCAGGCAGTTGGATGGTTCGATCGCGATTGGCTGAGTGCCATGTGTCCCACCCCAAACTGA